The proteins below come from a single Benincasa hispida cultivar B227 chromosome 4, ASM972705v1, whole genome shotgun sequence genomic window:
- the LOC120076238 gene encoding uncharacterized protein LOC120076238, translating to MSPFEALYEKSCRSPVCWDEVDERNLLGPELVQTTNEAIQKIRDRMQTNQSRQNIYTDVRHKDLKLETSDEVFLKMAQMKGVLKKYVMDSSHVVGFEPLQLNDNLRYEEKPAEILAKEVKTLRRKEITFLKVM from the exons ATGTCgccatttgaggccctatatgaGAAGAGTTGTAGGTCTCCTGTATGTTGGGATGAGGTAGATGAGAGAAATTTGTTAGGGCCTGAGCTAGTACAAaccacgaatgaggcaatacagaagattaGAGATCGTATGCAAACAAATCAAAGTAGACAAAATATTTACACTGATGTTAGACATAAAGACCTAAAGCTTGAAACTAGTGACGAAGTGTTCTTAAAAATGGCACAAATGAAAGGTGTTCTGAA GAAGTATGTGATGGATTCATCCCATGTGGTTGGCTTTGAGCCACTgcagttgaatgacaacttgcGTTACGAGGAGAAGCCTGCAGAAATTCTCGCCAAAGAGGTAAAGACATTACGCCGTAAGGAGATAACATTTCTAAAAGTCATGTGA
- the LOC120076721 gene encoding uncharacterized protein LOC120076721, with product MPHDAAHHSWGAGHATVSRPASSAARSESKLPQPHRPAFSHYPNRKPNIRRAAPLQKPSRSRLHSHGTQPLTSTPPSSNAPQSRRPAPTAVIAVVKYVLEAIFESFWDVAHRGRDQFLTKIVRFDKGRDASKIDKRNP from the exons ATGCCGCACGATGCTGCTCACCATTCGTGGGGTGCAGGTCATGCCACCGTGAGTCGCCCAGCCTCGTCAGCTGCCAGATCTGAGTCGAAGCTTCCACAGCCACACCGCCCAGCCTTCAGCCACTACCCAAATCGAAAGCCAAACATTCGCCGTGCCGCGCCTCTGCAAAAACCTAGCCGCTCGCGTCTGCACAGTCATGGCACCCAACCGCTCACATCCACGCCACCCTCGTCCAATGCTCCCCAGTCGCGTCGCCCAGCCCCTACAGCCGTCATAGCTGTCGTCAAATAtgttttgg AAGCAATATTCGAAAGCTTTTGGGACGTTGCTCATCGAGGAAGAGACcaatttttgacaaaaattgtTAGATTTG ataaaggtagagatgcatcgAAGATTGACAAGCgaaatccgtga